The Thermoplasmata archaeon sequence TGCTCCGGCTCACTGCAAGACCTAGGAGCGGGGCCTCGCCCTTCGAGCCCGAAGTGTAGAGCGGATGGAAGAGCTGCTGAAGCGCTTCCTCCGACATGCCCGTCCCCGTGTCCTCGATGGAAACGAACACGTACTTCGGCAATTCCGAGAGCCGGACCGTCACGCTCCCGTGGGTCGTGGCCTGCAATGCGTTCCGCAGGAGGTGTACGAAGACGTCCCGAATCTGGACCGTGTCAATGTTCGCGAACAGCGCGGCATCCCGCGGTTCGATGACCAGTGTCACGTCGGCTTTCCGATACGGAGCCACCTGCTCGACCGCCGCCGCTACGACCTTGCGGAGATCTTCCGGAACGCGGCGGAGCATGGTCTGGCGTGGGACGTCGACCAAGTCCCTCACGATG is a genomic window containing:
- a CDS encoding HAMP domain-containing sensor histidine kinase, encoding IVRDLVDVPRQTMLRRVPEDLRKVVAAAVEQVAPYRKADVTLVIEPRDAALFANIDTVQIRDVFVHLLRNALQATTHGSVTVRLSELPKYVFVSIEDTGTGMSEEALQQLFHPLYTSGSKGEAPLLGLAVSRSIVAAHGGKIEATSEVGKGSTFTVILPRFEGR